The Luteolibacter arcticus sequence CGGCGATGTGCCCCACCGGCCAGAAGTTTCCGCCGCTGGCGATATTGATGTGGCGGGAGGGATCGCGCTTCACCGACCACTCGCCTACTTCCATCGTGCGATGCTGGCCCCATGCTTCATTGAAGGGCGTCCAGACGACGATGCTCGGGAAAGGGTCGAGCAGCGTGATCATGTCATCGAACTCGGTGAGCCACTGCTTGTGATCTTCCTCGGACCACTCGGCGTCCTTCGGATTGAGATCGAACTTCGTCCACGGCGGACTTGCACCGCCACTGACCTGATCCTGCCAGACCAGCATGCCGATCTTGTCGCAGTGGTAGTAGTAGCGCTGCGGCTCCACCTTGATGTGCTTGCGGATCATGTTGAAGCCCGCGTCCTTCAGCCACTGGATCTCGAAGACCATGGCATCGTCGGACGGCGGGGTGAGCAGGCCATCCGGCCACCAGCCCTGGTCGAGCGGGCCCCAGTGGAAGATGACCTTGCCATTCAGCGTGAAGCGCCAGCGGCCGTCCTTGTCCTTCACCTTGCCGACTTGGCGGAGGCCGGTGTAGCTGGTGACCTGGTCCGTGACCCGATCACCTTCACCAAGGATGGAGACGCGGATTTGATAAAGGTGCGGGCTTTCCGGCGACCACAGCTTCGGATTCGGGATCTTGATCGCGTCTCCGCCCGTGCCTTGGGCGATCACCTTGCCGTCCTCGAGTACCTCGATCTTGCGGGTGACATCGGCGTAGTCCGCACCGTGGAGCTTGCCCTCCACCTTGATCTCGCCGGTGGCGATGTCGGTGGAAATCTTCAGGCCGGTGATGTGGCGCTCGGAAACTTCTTCCGCCCAAACGGTCTGCCAGATGCCGGAGTTCCGCGTGTAGAAGATGCCGCCGGGATTGAGGACCTGCTTGCCGCGGAGCTGGGAGCCGCCCGTGGCATCCTCGACGCGGACGGTCAGGGTGTTGTCGCCGTCCTTCTTCAGCGCGTCGGTGACGTCGAAGCTGAAGGGCAGGTTGCCCCCGACATGGGTGCCGACTTCCTTGTCATTCACCCAGACCTTGGCGCGATAATCGACGGCTTCGAAGTGAAGGATCGTGCGCTTGCCTTCCTTCGGCGAAAGGTCGAGCGGGCGGCGATACCACAGCGCCTCGTAGGGCTGGAGCATGCGGCGCACGCCGGAGAGCTTCGACTCGACCGGGAATGGCACGAGGATCTTGCCGGCCCACTTCGCCGGCGTGGCAGCATCGAGCGTGGTGATGGCGTAGTCCCAGTGGCCATTGAGATTGGTCCACTGCTCGCGCTGGAGCTGCGGGCGGGGATATTCACGCCACGCATTCTCCGCGGTGACCTTCTCGCCCCAAGGGGTGATCAGGTCGGAATGCACCGCACCATCGCTGCCGAGGAGATTACGTAGATCGGGCAAGGCTTCCGTGTCGATGACGTGGGCATCGATGTACTGGCCGCCGGTCCCTTGGTGGCAATGCACGGCGAGCAGGTTGGCACCGGCCTTGAGCGTGTCGCGGGCGCTCAGCTCCAGCGGCACGATCTTGTAGGTCTGGGTATAGCCGCTGAATTTCGCGATCTGCTTCCCATTGAGGAAGACCTCCGCGTCGTCATCGTGGTGAATGAAAAGCGCGGGCTTCGCCGGCATCTCCTTCAGCTCGAAGGTGCGGCGCAGCCAGATATCCCCGGTGGTCCACTCGGTATTCACCACGCCGCCGGGAGCACGCTTGCCATCGGCCTTGCCGCCGAAGCCGCCGGGTCCGGACTTCCACGCGGCATCGTCAAAGCCCGGAGCTTCCCAAGCTGCAGCGGGCTTATCGGTCGTGTATTTCCACTGCGCAGCGGCCGGTGGCTGCTGGGCCTGCGCCGTGGCGGCAAGGGCCAGCAGGCCCAGGCAGCCCGCGAGCCGGCGGCGTCTTCTTGGGTAGGTATCGTTCATGAGACTGGTGAGAATGGGGAAAGTTGGCCCGTGATACGGGTTTTATTAGCCAATCTTCCACCCGATGACGGATTTTCCCGAAACGGGAACACCCACCCATCGCCGCGATTTCCCCCGGCCGCAAACGACCTGCCTCAGAAGGCCATCACAGCCGCGCCGGCTCAGGCCTGCGCCGCAGCATCCCTCTCAGCCACTCTTTCACCGCGGAAAATCCCCTCACCATCGCGTGGTCGCGGACGCCGTGGAGCTTCAGGTGCCCGGCCACGGTCTCCTCATGACCCCGGTAGCGAGGGAGGAAGAGCAGCAGGGTCGACTCCTCGGCCTCGCGTCCATGGACCAGCGATGGAGAAAAGATCCCCTTCTCCACCTGCCGCACCCCATCGGGAAGAGGCACCGTCCGCTCGTCCAACACGCACCAGCGGCGGTAGCGGAACACCGCGGTGCCATCGTCTAACAAGACCAACCGCCCACCGGTTCGCGGCGGCAGCCCGGCCAAGCGACCAAGCGTGAAGACGTGCGGATTCTCCGGCGTCGCCCGCCGCTTCCCCCGCGACGGCAACAGGATATCCGCGGCAAAGCGCGCACCGAAAATGGCCAACCGCATCGCCGCCGGCGCGAGACACGCGGCAACGAGGATCAGCACCACGCACAACGCCGCCGCCAGCCACGGCGCGATGGCATAGATCACACCGATCATGGCTAACAGACCCGTGCGCAGCAACTTCAGCCCCGCGTCCACCGTCGAGAACGGCGACAGGATGATCAGCACGTTGATCGCGTGGCTACAGATCCACACGAGCAGGAACGCGATCACCGCACCGGGAATCATCAGCCAGGAGAGATCGATGAATGCCATCGTCTCACCCGTGAGCGATGCCGTCGGCACCGCGGCCTTTTCCGCCTCCAGATGCTTCGACATCTCCGCCGCGACCAGCGGCACGAAGGCCCCGCTGGCGACCAGCGCGCTCGCCTTGTTCTCAAACAGCTCCACCATGTCGAAGGGCTTCTTCAACAAGCCCGGCACCGCCGTGCCGAGCGAGTCCTTGAGAAAGCAAAGGACCAGCAAGCACAAGCCGGTGCCCCACGCCCACGGTTGCGCATACCACGGCAGCGACGAACGCGCCTCGGCAGGCGATTTCCAATAGCGCCACGCGCCCACCGAGCTGATGCCTAACAGCGGTGAAATCGCCACACCGGTGATCTCGGTGATCCCTTGGCTAAGCGCCACGCCCGGCAGATATTGCTCTTGGGTCGATGGCGGCGCGACGGTCTCCACCTCATCGGCAGCCGGGAGCGGCGCGGTCAAAAGCGTCAAGCATAGCAGCGCGAGGACCTTGATCATGGCATGGGCATAACACCGCCACCGCGCGGAGTCCATTTCCGGATCATAGGATCGCCCCGTTCCCTCTGCCGCCGGCATCGCACGAAAAACCCGTGTCCGGCGACTGCCCCGTTCGGGTAACCCCCTCCCTACTCCCTTCGGGCTATTGGGAAACCATTCCTATGGGACTACGTTCCCTACACGACCCTACCTTGATACGGCCGCCTTCGAGCCAACCCAAGAATCCCAAGCAAATCCAATACTGCCTTGAAAGCCACAACTCGCGTCGCCGCCTCCGCGCCTCAAGCCAAACCCACCATCCCGAAGAGCCCGATGAAAACCCAACTCGCCATCTTGTCCCCCCTCACCCGCTCGTCTCTCATCGCCTGCGCCTCGCTGTGCGCGGCGACTTCCGCCTACGCCGACCAGACATGGTCCGGTGCCACGAATGCCGATTGGAACACGGCCTCCAACTGGACCAGTGCGGTTCCCACCGCAGGTGACGTCGCCATCTTCAATGCAGCCTCCACCGCCAATCTCGCGACCACGGCGAGCGCCAGTTCGGCGGTGGCCGGCGTGAGCGTGGTGGACCCCGCCGCAGCGGTCAGCATGACGAGCCAGGCCAATACCACCGTCTCGCCCACGGCTGCTGTGACGGCGGACAATGCCACGGACACGTTCACCTACAGCGTGGCCCCCGCCACGCCTCTGGCGAATGGCGACCGGGTGACTTTCACGGTGACCACCCTTCCCACGGGGATGACCGCCGGCGCCACCTATTTCGTCGTCAATGCTTCCCCGACCACCTTCCAGATTTCAACCACCGCCGGTGGCGCTGCGGTCAACTTCACCGCCAATGGTGCCACTGTGGTTGTCAACGGCGTGGTGCTGGCGAATAACGCCACCGATTCATTCTCCTATTCCTCGGCGTTCTATCCGACGGCATTCGTCAATAACACCTTGGTTTCCTTCGGTGCCCAAACCGCACCGACCGGACTCACCCCCGGTATCCTCTATTTCGTGGTGAATGCCACCGCGACGACTTTCCAAGTCTCCAACTCCGCGGGCGGCGCGCCGGTTGATTTCACCACGGATGGCCTCAGCTTGAGAGCCTTTGGCAACAACTCCCCTCATTTCACCATCGGCGGTTCCGGCATCAATCTGAGCGCCGCGACGCAGAATCTCACGATCGCCCCGGCCAAGCTGGTTCTCAGTGCCTCCCAAACGTGGAATGTAGGCACGGGTCGCTTGCTCACGATTTCCGGAACTTCGGCTTCGACCGGTTCCACCAGCGCTCTCACCAAGTCGGGCGCGGGCATTCTTCAGCTCAATGCCTCTCAGTTGTCGCCTTCGGGCAGCGTGCTTCTCTCGGGAGGCGAGACCCGTGCGAATGCGGGCAACTTCGTCAACCTCTTCAATAGCGCTCCCATCACGTTCGAAAATGGCGCGAGTCTGACGCACTTTAACGGCACCGGCACCGTGACCATCCTTTCCAATGTGGTGGTGGCCAGCGGTCACTCCGGCACGATCAACATGGGAGACCGGATCGGATGGGGAAACAATGACGCCACCGTAGAAACCCTGACCGGCGCCGGCACCTTGACCTTGAACGCGGCGACGACGGTTTCGCGCGACGACATTGCGGCCGACATGACCGCCTTCACCGGCACGATCAATTTCACCGGCAGTGGCAACGTCCGCCTCTTCATCAATGGCGGCAAAGTGGGGGCGGGCTTCACCAACAGTACCGTGGATCTCGCTGGTACGGTCAACCTCAACCCGCAGACCAACTCGGGAGGAAATACCATCAACATCGGGAAGCTCACAGGAACTTCAACCACGGCCTCTCTTGGCGGGGGATCGGCGGGATCGCCCAACTACAACGTGGGCGGCTTGGGAGCTGACTCCACCTTCGATGGACTGATCTCGGGGAATGCCTCGCTGACAAAATCCGGCGCAGGCACGCTCACGCTGACCAACGCCGCCCTGGCCTACACCGGCACTACCACGGTGAGCGGAGGAACGCTGAAGCTGAATGGCACCAAGACGGGCATCGGTGCGACCTCGGTCAGCGGTGGAACCTTGGCTGGAACCGGAACTTCCGCCGGCACGACCACCATCACCGGCACCGGCATCCTCGCCCCCGGGGACGGCGGAATCGGCAACATCAACTTCGCCAACCTCACCCTCTCCAGCGCCAGCATCCTGAATCTGCAGTTCGGCGTCGGCAACGACACCGCCACGGTGCAAAGCGGCGGAACCCTGAATCTCGCCTCCGGGGCCACCGTGGACGTCAATGGCTTCGGCACTGACGGAACTTACACGATCATCAACACCACGGGTGCCACCGTGGTCGGAACCGCCTCCACCGCACTCACGGCAGTCAATGGCGCCGGAGGAAAGGTCTACAGCTTCTCCGCCACGGCAAACGCCATCCAAATGACGATCTCCGGCTCGGATCCCACCAACTATTGGAAGATCGACGGCGGTGGCTCTTGGAATGTCGCCGGCAACTGGACCAAGAATGTAGTTCCGAACGCGAGCGGAGCGATCGCCAAGTTCGGCCCCGGCCCATCGGGGCTCGGCGGATTCTTCACCGAATTTGGTATCGCCATCACCATGGATGTCAACCGCACCGTCGGCACGCTGGCATTCAATGACGTAACCGACACGGTCGTAACCATTGATCCGGGAGCCAGCGGCATCTTGTCATTCGATAACGGGGCAAGTCCGTCGATCCTCACCAACATCGCCGGGAATCACATCATCAACGCGCCAATCGTCGTGGATGCCGACGACTTGACCGTCGACATCGGCGATACCTACTTGCTGACGGTGAATGGCACCGTGAGCGGTTCGGGCGCCGCCCTCACCAAGAATGGCTTGGGCACCCTCGTTCTTGCTGGCAGCAACTCGTATGACGGTGGCACGATCTTGAATGGCGGAACGATCGACATCAACTCCACTACCAGCCTCGGCAATACGTCCGGCGCACTCACCTTCTCCGGCGGTACGCTGCGTCTCGCTGCTGCCCTCGCCGGAGAGACCCGGAGCTACGAAATCACCGGCGCGAACAATGCGCTGATCGACACCAACGGAAACGACTTGGGCTACGATGGAGTGATCAGTCCGACGGGTGGTGCGACGGGTGGTCTCTCGAAGGGTGGAATCGGCGTGCTCAATCTCTCTGCAGCGCAGACCTACACCGGCACTACCACCTTGACGGCTGGCGGGCTCAATCTCAACGCCGGGGGCAGCACCAATGGTGGAGCAACCAACATCAGTGGAGGTTCCAACTTCACCGTCGCGGGTGGTTCGCTAACGGCGGGAGCCCTCTCATCGGTCACGGGTGCCGCTTTCAATATCACCTCCGGCACCGCGACCTTCAATGCCGGCCTGAATGCCAATACCGGCAACAACAACCTCAACTACGTCATCCACGTCGGTGGCGGCACGTTCACTTCGAGTTTCGTCACGATGGGGCGCAGTTCGACGATCATCAACAATCCGGTCGCCGGCAGCCCCGACATCGGGCTCTATGTCGATGGAGGTATCGCCAACATCACCGGCGCTCTGACTCTCGGCATCACCGGCAGTCTCTCGTCGGTTTCCGCGCGCATCGAGAACGGCAGCCTGACGGTGGGTGGCCCCGTGACGCTCCAGGTGAGCAGCGGTGACCGTTGGACCGTGTTCGATGTGAATGGTGGCACCTTCACCTCCACCGATGCCGTCACCGGCGTCCAGATCGGCAGTGGCCTCATCGGTAGCAGCGCCTTCCTCGTCCGGAATGGCACCGCCGCCGCCGAGCGCATTCTCCTGACCCAAGCTACCGCCTCCACGGAAACGAGCCGTCTCCATGTCACCGGGGGTGCCCTGTATGTCGGCTCCGGCGGCATCGTCGGCAACAACAACGCCGGCACCGGCATCCTCGAAGTGCTGCTGGGTGGTGGAACGCTCGGCGCAAAGGCACCTTGGACTTCCTCCGTGGCCGC is a genomic window containing:
- a CDS encoding glycoside hydrolase family 2 protein, which gives rise to MNDTYPRRRRRLAGCLGLLALAATAQAQQPPAAAQWKYTTDKPAAAWEAPGFDDAAWKSGPGGFGGKADGKRAPGGVVNTEWTTGDIWLRRTFELKEMPAKPALFIHHDDDAEVFLNGKQIAKFSGYTQTYKIVPLELSARDTLKAGANLLAVHCHQGTGGQYIDAHVIDTEALPDLRNLLGSDGAVHSDLITPWGEKVTAENAWREYPRPQLQREQWTNLNGHWDYAITTLDAATPAKWAGKILVPFPVESKLSGVRRMLQPYEALWYRRPLDLSPKEGKRTILHFEAVDYRAKVWVNDKEVGTHVGGNLPFSFDVTDALKKDGDNTLTVRVEDATGGSQLRGKQVLNPGGIFYTRNSGIWQTVWAEEVSERHITGLKISTDIATGEIKVEGKLHGADYADVTRKIEVLEDGKVIAQGTGGDAIKIPNPKLWSPESPHLYQIRVSILGEGDRVTDQVTSYTGLRQVGKVKDKDGRWRFTLNGKVIFHWGPLDQGWWPDGLLTPPSDDAMVFEIQWLKDAGFNMIRKHIKVEPQRYYYHCDKIGMLVWQDQVSGGASPPWTKFDLNPKDAEWSEEDHKQWLTEFDDMITLLDPFPSIVVWTPFNEAWGQHRTMEVGEWSVKRDPSRHINIASGGNFWPVGHIADLHHYPDPGYPTEDKRYDDFIKVVGEFGGHGWPVKDHLWNVSKENWGYGGLPKSIEEYRQRYEKSIKVLTDLKAKGVAGGVYTQTADVEEEINGLMSYDRKVIKIPAEELKKIHAPLTAE
- a CDS encoding beta strand repeat-containing protein encodes the protein MKATTRVAASAPQAKPTIPKSPMKTQLAILSPLTRSSLIACASLCAATSAYADQTWSGATNADWNTASNWTSAVPTAGDVAIFNAASTANLATTASASSAVAGVSVVDPAAAVSMTSQANTTVSPTAAVTADNATDTFTYSVAPATPLANGDRVTFTVTTLPTGMTAGATYFVVNASPTTFQISTTAGGAAVNFTANGATVVVNGVVLANNATDSFSYSSAFYPTAFVNNTLVSFGAQTAPTGLTPGILYFVVNATATTFQVSNSAGGAPVDFTTDGLSLRAFGNNSPHFTIGGSGINLSAATQNLTIAPAKLVLSASQTWNVGTGRLLTISGTSASTGSTSALTKSGAGILQLNASQLSPSGSVLLSGGETRANAGNFVNLFNSAPITFENGASLTHFNGTGTVTILSNVVVASGHSGTINMGDRIGWGNNDATVETLTGAGTLTLNAATTVSRDDIAADMTAFTGTINFTGSGNVRLFINGGKVGAGFTNSTVDLAGTVNLNPQTNSGGNTINIGKLTGTSTTASLGGGSAGSPNYNVGGLGADSTFDGLISGNASLTKSGAGTLTLTNAALAYTGTTTVSGGTLKLNGTKTGIGATSVSGGTLAGTGTSAGTTTITGTGILAPGDGGIGNINFANLTLSSASILNLQFGVGNDTATVQSGGTLNLASGATVDVNGFGTDGTYTIINTTGATVVGTASTALTAVNGAGGKVYSFSATANAIQMTISGSDPTNYWKIDGGGSWNVAGNWTKNVVPNASGAIAKFGPGPSGLGGFFTEFGIAITMDVNRTVGTLAFNDVTDTVVTIDPGASGILSFDNGASPSILTNIAGNHIINAPIVVDADDLTVDIGDTYLLTVNGTVSGSGAALTKNGLGTLVLAGSNSYDGGTILNGGTIDINSTTSLGNTSGALTFSGGTLRLAAALAGETRSYEITGANNALIDTNGNDLGYDGVISPTGGATGGLSKGGIGVLNLSAAQTYTGTTTLTAGGLNLNAGGSTNGGATNISGGSNFTVAGGSLTAGALSSVTGAAFNITSGTATFNAGLNANTGNNNLNYVIHVGGGTFTSSFVTMGRSSTIINNPVAGSPDIGLYVDGGIANITGALTLGITGSLSSVSARIENGSLTVGGPVTLQVSSGDRWTVFDVNGGTFTSTDAVTGVQIGSGLIGSSAFLVRNGTAAAERILLTQATASTETSRLHVTGGALYVGSGGIVGNNNAGTGILEVLLGGGTLGAKAPWTSSVAATLTGPATIKAADALNAAQDITLSGAVGGTGSLTKTGAGALNLTGTYDYTGNTTVSTGTLSLNTGTLADASTVDVSATGSAVLNLSFSGTDIVAGFSIDGAPQATGTWGSLTSSATHKTARITGDGILNVGGAADPFTDWIDDFPAVGALTAKTDDPDSDGLTNLEEFALDGNPANGNATGKVRSRIETVGADKVLVITLPVRNTATFGGSPSKTATVDDITYTIEGSNNLTLFDQGVTEIAVSAEGMPTPLTEGWTYHTFRLDGAIGGVTPRGPRGFLRITIEDAP